From the Macrobrachium nipponense isolate FS-2020 chromosome 9, ASM1510439v2, whole genome shotgun sequence genome, the window acgaaGGATAATCTTATACGAAAGTTAGCCAATATAAATGATTTACAGCCCCTGGCTTGTATTGTAGAAGATTATGAATGCACTGCTGTCTTATGCTGGAAGCAACGAGACTCCCAGAACGTCGGAAGCACGTAATGAAAAAGCAAGTGCTACAAATCTTGGCTGGCACTTCTTTTATCTCTGTGCGAAGCTGACATAAAGTTTTAACAATGGTCTACTTCCACAGTTTTACACTCCTATcttcttttcctttctattttattttttacttaacttTCCCCATAAAATGCGCAAAAGTGCTCAATGTAATTCTGTCGTTGCCAACACGTAAATAGTAAttcatctttttctgttttttttttttttacttaactttctatgtttttttttacttaactttCCCCATCAAACCTAAGATTCAAAATCTAAGAATTACAATGCGCAAAAGTGCTCAATGTCTATCGTTGCAAAACACGTAAATagtaatttatctttttctattttttttctacttaactTTCCTCCATCAAACCCAAGAATAAAAATGCGCAAAAGCGCTTAACTGATGTAATTCTATCGTTGCCAAACACGCAAATAGTAATCTATACTTTTTAGAATGAATGTTTCAGGGAAAacctattttctttaaaattggcATTTATGGCAAAGAGGttacataattttattaatttcatctttgTCGCACACGATAATTGCATCTATATTTCTTAGgataaagaattaaaaagaaaaagtcatttcCAGAAAATTGCGATTTTAGTTCTACCTCCATATGCTAACCACTGAACTCATCCAATATCCTATAAAATGATAACAGCTGTGCCTTAAAAAACCAGATATTTTTCGTATAGCGACCTTGTACACTATTGTGACATTCGTTGACTTTTTTCATTCTCCTTTGTTTAGTGAATAATTTATTATCACCCTTTGTTACCTTTACCtatctttttataatattttctttagcctagaatgATAAATGACGCAATTTTTATACCTTTCATTTATATCTTTGCCAGACAGTTtggatttttaactttttatatattttcagtattctTTCCTGAATGTATTCattttaaacattctctctctctctcttaagtactATGATGTACTGACAGAAATAAACTTAATTGAATAGCTAAATAGTATACACTGATCCCTTCTTTACGCAGATATTGATCCAGCTAAATTATTGTACATTGATTGAGAATACCATTACCGTCTGTATTTAAGGAATTGATAGTATTTGGTGTTCATGCAGTATTCATCTCTGATGTTGTGATGCAATAGTGATGTACCTTTCGTGGGCGGTCATATAATCTGATAGATATCCTTCTGGTCTTGATATGATAAGTTTATTTAGTAAAGTTGCCATATCTTCAGTATCCAACACGCGTTCCGACTGATAACGCGGGCTTTGcattttagaaaaatatgaagaaattttttttggaaattatgtaggcctaaaaagaaaaacaactatttatttagtGCTGTGTGATACAACACTGCTTCGTGAGTTCGAGAACTGCTATTCCTCTACCTGTGACTTTCGTCTTTGCCTGTATGTTCCAGCAgggtaaattttttttcgttatctttcattaatatatatatatatatatatatatatatatatatatatatatatatatatatatacacgtgcgtatgtatatatatatgcatatatatatatatatatatatatatatatacatatatatatatatgtgtgtgtgagtatatatattatatcatatatatatacatatgtgtgtgtgtgcttatatatatatatacatatatatatatatatatatatatatatatatatatatatatatatatatatatatatataaaacccaccCCACATAAACACTCCACGAGACAGGCATTCAAGCATTCACGTTTCCCCGCATGAAGACGCAAGCACAGTTGTGGCCGCATAATGGATGTAAAACTCGCATTCTTCCGTCCGCGCGCTGGAGAACCCAggcgcgcacgagagagagagagagaaagagagagagagagaaagagagagagtaaaggggggggggggggggggggcgttgaaaGCGGCGCAAATCTGGCCTCGACTCCTCGGGGGGAGAAAATGTGTCAGCGGATTTGTTCCCTGGCCTGACACCGGACTTTCGTCCTAATTAAACAATGAGAAATTATTCTGCTCTGGAGTctcggaggaagaggaagaattcTAAAGCTTAAGAGGGGGAATTTCGGACAGGCTGGGCATTCAGAAGTGGAAGACTTTCGTTGCTTTGAATTTCCTTCGGAAAGGAAAAGTTAAGGTGACATAAAAACGTAAAAGCAGTTTGATGCAGATAACAAAGGTAGATGAAGATGATATTCTCAACCGGTTAAATGAATGTATTCTTGAGGCAAATTAtcacaaaagaagaaaagaattcttgcatttttttttattttggtagaaTTAAGAGCTCCCACGATAAGACTAACTCTCATCGGgaaccaaaaattaaataaatatgaacggaagttaacaaattgcaaaaatattttcgGATATAATTAACTTTTGTCATAGGTGAAATATctatagaaagtaaaaaaaaaaaaaaagagagaaaagagtgtGATGAGAAAAAACGGCCTTACATGTAATGATATGTTCCCGACgttacacgaacacacacacacacacacacacaatatatatatatatatatatatatatatatatatatatatatatatatatatatatatatatatatgtaaatacttagaagtaaacaagtttcaaagtgattttgtgggtttctttttcaatcttcagaaggaaactgaaagaagtttttgtatatatatatattagactttcCATATTACACGATTGagtattaaatcttatatatagttaattctgtatatttatcttatattattactTTGCAATGTTCCCTTTTTTCCCCATTCCAGAGTGTCCTCCGAGAGTTCTCCAGCCTCTTATGGTCGCTAACCGATGCCCGAGCTTCAGTGAGAGACGTGACGGTAATTCTACCCAGCTCATGGAAGACAGACGAGTCTACCTGCTCGCTAGTGAGCCCAATGATTACCTCGACGCCGCCTGGGGACGCCCACATCCAGGTGACTTCGTCTCACCCAGTTTTCGGGAACCGCCCTTGGGTTCACCAGACTCAGGGCTGTGGCCGGCAGGGAGACTACATCCAAATAGGCGACAGCCTCATCCGGAGCATAGTGAACGACACCTACAGCTACACAGCCAGGCTCCTGGTGGGCGAATGGGTGAAGTTCCGCTGGGGGACATTTGAGGAACAGGGTTTTCCTGAGGATCCGTTGTATCCCAAAAGCTATCTAGATCCCGTCACTCGCTTGACTAAGTCAAACACGTGCACCAACTATCAAAATCCCGTGATGCCCATTTGCCCTAGTGACCTCCACAATCCAGAAGCACCCACCAAGCACAACTCGCAATGTGGGGGAAGGTCTGCCTGGGATATAATACTGCAATCTCAAGACTTTGCAAATGGCAGGTATGTtgcatttccttctactgttggTTTGGGCACCTTTCTTCCTTTGAATGATTGATGACATAAGACGTTTACATTACAGGGAAATTAGAGAGAAATATATCACTTCTGTATAAATATCTTCCTtcgatttttaaaattataattttcaatgcAGATAAGTAAGAACTTCAAGAtttgtatttcataaataatacctTTAATAAACAAGTGAATGAATAAGATTAGTGAATAAACAAGcaccctatttttttttctttaaaggaatAGTCCATCGACTTCTGTGTCTTCATATGTACCAACAATGAACTATGTGCAAGAAACAGCCCCTCGTATGGTGCTCCTCGTGGAAGACACGGCAGTTATGAATTTGCAGCAGCGTTGGGAATTCATGCGAAAGGCCATACGCCGAGTGATGGTCTACGACGTTCCGGACGGCGTTCAAGTGGCAATCGTCATTTTCAATTCGGAGGCCAAAACAACCGCTCCTTTAATGAAAATGGAGTCACTATCAGATGTCCGTCAGAGAGTCGGTTCCTCGCTGCCTCGCAATCCCTCAACAGTCCCAGAAAGTCAGAAGAATATTTTGTTTGGTCTCAGAGAAGCGATCAAGGTGCTCACCACAGACTCAGGTGACCCTGCTGGTGCTAAGGTCATTATGGTAACCACTGGGAATTCCATGGCACCACAGCAGGACGTCAATGAAATGTTACGTTTGGCGACTGTGAACAATATCAGAGTGGATACGATCATATATCCGCAGACAGAGCACCGCGTTCtcatcagtgcatctcacgggCTCGAATCTTTGGTTGCAGCTACCAAAGGATCCTCGTTTACTGTCATGGATGAAGGCGTAGGGAAGGACTCCAAGCTGAACATGATGGTATCATTGATGGATGCTCTTTTTAGTTCCATGTGTAGCAGTTCAGCCGTTTCATCTGGAGTCCCCGTTTTGATTCACAGCAAGTCCTATCCAGGAGGTCTGCAAACCATGTCTGACGGGTCATTCACACTGGATGATTCTTTTGGTCCCTTGGCCAGGTTCTTGGTTTTTTACTATGACCTGAATCACGTCGGGAATTCTCTTCAGTTAATCTCGCCCTCAGGAGAAGTCATAGACGCAATTAACATGCAGGAAGATGGCGATGCCAACGTTGTCTTTGTTACGATACCGGAAGCAGAACGTGGACTGTGGCAGTACAAACTGGAGAACCGGGCCGACTCACACCAGAGCCTTCACGTCCAAGTCACGGGCACAGAAAGCAATGTGAGGAAAGTGCGACTGAAAGTGTGGACGAATGGTCCTCATGCTATAGTGAATATGACTGACCCTTCGATCCCGGTGATTGTCTATGCAGAGGTCAAAGATGGCAATATTCCTATCTTGAATGCCAAAGTGACTGCCAGACTGAAAAGGCTTGGTAATGATGTTTCAGGCAGCAGCTACAATTCCATTCCTTTTGACCTTTATGACAGTGGATTTGGAGGTAAGTTTAACCctgacagagataaaaaaaaaaaataccagtatagtagttgtttcttcatttatacttagcatatttttatttcttttataaaattaccttaaatatagaaaaatttagaaaaaatatatttatcttagGAATTCTAATTTTTTGGGAAGGACAAGGttcaaaattcttaaaaaatataatgataaaattacatgAATTATTCTATAATAGTAAGGTTTCAAcgaaaataaaactagaaaaactatGAAACACTCTGCATCTCATTATAATAAAGCCATACATTTTGTTATATTCCGCCCTTGAAAATTTTCATGTGGCGTTTTTAAAGCGCTTTCTGGCGATAATAACTATGATCTACCAAACCCTGATAAAATTGCATTTCACAAATTTCTCACCCCATAGCAAATACGGATGTTTACGGTGTTTTACTTTTTCCAGTCCATTGTCATTCAATAAAAGAGTCCTTCTACTGATTTTTACATCTactgatttttacatatatcttCTTATTCATTCAGTATATGATTGTTTGCTATAAAAGCAAATCTTCCCTTGAACGTCTGCCATTAAAAATGACTCAGcatccattttttattcttttatttaagattatgattaatttttcgaaaaaaaacttgtaaatgaTTTATGTAAGGTTATTGTTATatgacaatatcatatataattaaattcaaatGCTGTGTCTCACAGAGCAAATTTATAATCTCCATGTCCCTCTCATTAACATTATCCTACATACAATTAGGTTCACCTTTATctagcaaaaatatataaaacaaattactgTAAAACTAATGTCCTTTTATATTATCTCACACAGACCCTGACATAACTGCAGATGATGGAGTGTATTCCCGTTATATACCTACAATGTATGGAGGAGCAGGATATTACCAGCTAACGGTTACCGCAGATGACAACAACGGCTATGCCCAATCCCCAGTCAACAATGCCTTTATGCATCACAGAAGAGCTGACCAAGAAGTCAAATGTTGCGGTAGCAGAATACGCTATGAACATACAAAACGCGTGGCCCCATTTCAGCGATCAGTTGTGTATGGAGTGCTCGACGTCTTATCGATCAATCCTGGAAATGACATCGTTCCACCTAATCGCATCCTTGATCTACAAGCACAAGTGAATGCAACATCACAAGAGGTCACTCTTCAGTGGACCTCACCTGGCGATGATTACGACTGGGGTCAGGCTCAACGCTACGAGGTCGTGTTGGCTGAATCTTGGCCTGAGGCCAAGGCCTTTGAAGGGCATTTCATCGGGAGCATGCCCAATCCAGCTCAGGTGGGGATAAAACAAAAAGTCACCACTGAAATAGATGTTTACGAAAGCACCTTGTACATAGCGATAAGAGCTGTTGATGAAGCTGGTAATCGAGGGGGTGTGAGCAATATACCAAATATATGGGTTCCACGCCCAGTAACTACTCCACCTATTGTTGTTACACCAGAAATTCTTGAGCCAATACAAAAACAAGCAGTGCCATTTGAGCAAGAGATCGTGGAAACTGTCAGTGAAGAGGGACTTACAATGCAAGATTTCATTGTTATACTCAGTTCAACAGGAGGATTTTTGGTGTTCATGATTATTGTGGCCACTTTCTGTTACTGCTTTGTTGCTCGGCACAAGTTCCATCATGACAAGGACAGCACAGAGTCAAATCCCAATATCCTCATCAAGACAAACTCAACACTGGAAATAGATCAGGATGAAGGCAGCAACTCTCCAGACAGCACACTAAAGGATGATGTGATTGCTTCAAAAGGAACTCAACAAAATTCAcccatccaggaacaaaagctcTCAATCACAGGGGAACTTCTTATGGAGGGAGCAACGCATTCAAAGAGCATCCAGAGCCCCTTCCCTGATGTCACTCTTACCTCGACCAACTTTTGTTCTTCAAGTGAACCTCCTTCAACCACCAGCTCACACAATACTCCTTACCAAACAGCTTATACAATAGGGACATGCAGTAGCTACCCATACCCACTGCAAGTCGCATACCCAAATGAAGATATGGCTGCATACATTCCTGCTAGTTTGCCTTCACACTCGTCGCAAGCATCAATGCCTTACACACAAGAGGACCTCTCCAAACCCTACGGATTCGCTTATGTCAGTGACCCAACTGTGTACCAAGTAGATCCATCATATGCAAAGGGACAAATTCCGGATTACCCATTACCACCACCAGTTTACGAGTCATACCCGTGTATGCCACCCGTCACATCTTACAGTAACCAACCACCAGGGCTTGTTAAAGTACCTCCTCCCGTGGCACCTAAACCTACACCTACCACGCGCGCGTCGACGGTGGTACCCTCTGAAGTATTTGCAGATGCGAAAGGCTGCCACGCTACCCATGTGTGAAACTGCCACGCCATACTTCATGTTACCTGAATGTGATCATTGTATATATCATTGTTGTCATAACTggcttcatttattttgtaagaGTTAAGAAAGTGAATTTTATATGTGAGTTTCTAGAACTGAATGTCCTCATTAGTGGAAGCTGACAAAATGTTTTGTCACGAATTTTGCTCATGAATATTTTACAAAACTGAGGTTTTGGAGGGTGGTGTAAAAATAGGTGTACAGACTCTGCATAAGTTAGTAAAATAGCAGATATTCATCTGCCTGGTTGTGAATCAGACAGGGTAAACTAGACTATCAGACTGGTGGAAAATCAACGATTAAACCGTGAGTGAACATATCACACTCAGTGCGAGCTACGGGGAAATGAGTTTATGTGTGTGAACGAAGGAAATGAGTTTATGTGTGTGAACGAAGGAATTTCACGTGGCACGCGTTAAAGGAATGGTAATCGAAGCCTTTTACATACAGCGTTCACAATGCTGAACCGACTGCGTGGGAATGTGAAAGGACGATACTCAATACCTTTTAACCAATAGATCGCAACAAGCAGCTTAGGCTGATTAGCAGCATATTGCAACTTGCAGCTTTAGCTGCTcactttgcattttgttatttcttttttaggtCCAGGGGTTGGGACCGTCAATGGCTATTGAGCTCTCCATGGGTAAATACTATCTATTTTTGGAATGACTGCATCAACATTGCTTCTTAACAATCTGGATTTTTGTTGTTTTAGTTGTGATGGAAAACATCACAAAAGA encodes:
- the LOC135218594 gene encoding calcium-activated chloride channel regulator 2-like, encoding MLLLLLPLLPALLLPLLPTMTGPKVFITLSIALLSGPAYCHGELQLVDNGYEGLLVSISDHVPVEHCNHVVNGLKSVLREFSSLLWSLTDARASVRDVTVILPSSWKTDESTCSLVSPMITSTPPGDAHIQVTSSHPVFGNRPWVHQTQGCGRQGDYIQIGDSLIRSIVNDTYSYTARLLVGEWVKFRWGTFEEQGFPEDPLYPKSYLDPVTRLTKSNTCTNYQNPVMPICPSDLHNPEAPTKHNSQCGGRSAWDIILQSQDFANGRNSPSTSVSSYVPTMNYVQETAPRMVLLVEDTAVMNLQQRWEFMRKAIRRVMVYDVPDGVQVAIVIFNSEAKTTAPLMKMESLSDVRQRVGSSLPRNPSTVPESQKNILFGLREAIKVLTTDSGDPAGAKVIMVTTGNSMAPQQDVNEMLRLATVNNIRVDTIIYPQTEHRVLISASHGLESLVAATKGSSFTVMDEGVGKDSKLNMMVSLMDALFSSMCSSSAVSSGVPVLIHSKSYPGGLQTMSDGSFTLDDSFGPLARFLVFYYDLNHVGNSLQLISPSGEVIDAINMQEDGDANVVFVTIPEAERGLWQYKLENRADSHQSLHVQVTGTESNVRKVRLKVWTNGPHAIVNMTDPSIPVIVYAEVKDGNIPILNAKVTARLKRLGNDVSGSSYNSIPFDLYDSGFGDPDITADDGVYSRYIPTMYGGAGYYQLTVTADDNNGYAQSPVNNAFMHHRRADQEVKCCGSRIRYEHTKRVAPFQRSVVYGVLDVLSINPGNDIVPPNRILDLQAQVNATSQEVTLQWTSPGDDYDWGQAQRYEVVLAESWPEAKAFEGHFIGSMPNPAQVGIKQKVTTEIDVYESTLYIAIRAVDEAGNRGGVSNIPNIWVPRPVTTPPIVVTPEILEPIQKQAVPFEQEIVETVSEEGLTMQDFIVILSSTGGFLVFMIIVATFCYCFVARHKFHHDKDSTESNPNILIKTNSTLEIDQDEGSNSPDSTLKDDVIASKGTQQNSPIQEQKLSITGELLMEGATHSKSIQSPFPDVTLTSTNFCSSSEPPSTTSSHNTPYQTAYTIGTCSSYPYPLQVAYPNEDMAAYIPASLPSHSSQASMPYTQEDLSKPYGFAYVSDPTVYQVDPSYAKGQIPDYPLPPPVYESYPCMPPVTSYSNQPPGLVKVPPPVAPKPTPTTRASTVVPSEVFADAKGCHATHV